The Pseudodesulfovibrio sp. zrk46 genome contains a region encoding:
- the tpx gene encoding thiol peroxidase, which yields MSERNGACTFQGNPLTLVGAEVKVGDVAPEFNLVANDLSPATLADYKDKVVVIAAVPSLDTPVCDMETRRFNNEAAALGDDVVILAVSMDLPFAQARWCGAAGVEAVKTLSDHKDASFGEGWGALIKELRLLTRAVFVVGKDGKVAYAEYLKEITEEPNYDAALAAVKELV from the coding sequence ATGAGTGAGAGAAATGGAGCCTGCACCTTCCAGGGTAACCCCCTGACGCTGGTGGGCGCTGAAGTAAAGGTCGGTGATGTAGCCCCTGAGTTCAACCTGGTCGCAAACGATCTGTCCCCAGCCACCCTTGCTGACTACAAGGACAAGGTCGTCGTAATCGCTGCCGTGCCGTCTTTGGACACCCCGGTCTGCGACATGGAGACCCGCCGCTTCAACAACGAAGCTGCCGCTCTCGGTGACGACGTCGTTATTCTGGCCGTTTCCATGGATCTGCCCTTTGCCCAGGCCCGCTGGTGCGGCGCTGCAGGCGTTGAGGCCGTAAAGACCCTGTCCGACCACAAGGATGCTTCCTTCGGTGAAGGGTGGGGCGCTCTGATCAAGGAACTTCGCCTCTTGACCCGCGCCGTGTTCGTAGTGGGCAAGGATGGCAAGGTTGCCTACGCCGAGTATCTCAAGGAGATCACCGAGGAACCGAATTACGACGCCGCTCTGGCTGCCGTTAAGGAACTCGTTTAA